The Vitis riparia cultivar Riparia Gloire de Montpellier isolate 1030 chromosome 10, EGFV_Vit.rip_1.0, whole genome shotgun sequence genome includes a region encoding these proteins:
- the LOC117924110 gene encoding E3 ubiquitin-protein ligase BOI isoform X1 produces the protein MAVEAPHVNLFPSQPITNRSFPNTNNGNYHTLIQSDLPLAGAIAETFLPMYQSSFCDAKAPVKADSGLTYNIPVPRKRSRDWMSNQQSVFDVSSLFGEELSLQMQQQQLEIDRLIAENTEKVRLEVQERRKRQSRMLVNAIHQGIGKKLKEKDEEIQRIGKLNWLLQERVRTLSVENQIWRELAQTNEATANSLRTNLEQVLAHVTEERQCGGGGEAGAAEEEAESCCGSNGEERGECGGERGNEGEKSEKRKCRKCGVGESCVLLLPCRHLCICTACGSTTLTTCPVCNSVINASIHVNMS, from the exons ATGGCGGTTGAAGCTCCACATGTGAATCTCTTCCCTTCTCAACCCATCACCAacag AAGTTTTCCCAATACGAACAATGGAAACTATCACACACTGATACAATCTGATCTTCCCCTGGCTGGGGCCATCGCGGAAACGTTCTTGCCTATGTATCAATCAAGCTTTTGTGATGCAAAGGCACCGGTGAAAGCGGACAGTGGCCTCACCTATAATATTCCAGTTCCGAGAAAGCGTTCAAGGGATTGGATGAGCAATCAGCAAAGCGTTTTCGACGTTTCATCCCTTTTCGGCGAAGAACTGTCCCTTCAGATGCAACAGCAGCAATTAGAGATTGACCGTTTGATAGCGGAAAAT ACAGAAAAGGTGAGATTGGAGGTCCAGGAAAGAAGAAAGCGGCAGTCGAGGATGCTGGTGAATGCAATTCACCAAGGAATCgggaaaaaactaaaagaaaaagacgAGGAGATACAGAGAATCGGGAAACTGAATTGGCTCCTCCAAGAAAGAGTGAGAACCCTTTCAGTGGAGAACCAGATATGGAGAGAGCTAGCGCAGACGAACGAAGCCACCGCTAACTCCCTCCGCACCAACCTGGAGCAGGTTCTGGCGCACGTGACAGAGGAGCGGCAGTGCGGCGGCGGCGGAGAGGCTGGCGCAGCAGAAGAAGAGGCAGAGTCGTGCTGCGGAAGCAACGGCGAGGAGAGGGGGGAGTGTGGCGGGGAAAGAGGAAACGAAGGTGAAAAAAGCGAGAAGCGGAAGTGTCGAAAGTGTGGGGTGGGGGAGTCATGCGTGCTGTTGCTGCCATGCAGGCATCTGTGCATCTGTACGGCGTGTGGGTCCACCACCCTCACTACATGCCCCGTATGTAACTCTGTCATTAATGCTAGTATCCATGTTAACATGTCCTAG
- the LOC117924110 gene encoding E3 ubiquitin-protein ligase BOI isoform X4, producing MAVEAPHVNLFPSQPITNSFPNTNNGNYHTLIQSDLPLAGAIAETFLPMYQSSFCDAKAPVKADSGLTYNIPVPRKRSRDWMSNQQSVFDVSSLFGEELSLQMQQQQLEIDRLIAENTEKVRLEVQERRKRQSRMLVNAIHQGIGKKLKEKDEEIQRIGKLNWLLQERVRTLSVENQIWRELAQTNEATANSLRTNLEQVLAHVTEERQCGGGGEAGAAEEEAESCCGSNGEERGECGGERGNEGEKSEKRKCRKCGVGESCVLLLPCRHLCICTACGSTTLTTCPVCNSVINASIHVNMS from the exons ATGGCGGTTGAAGCTCCACATGTGAATCTCTTCCCTTCTCAACCCATCACCAacag TTTTCCCAATACGAACAATGGAAACTATCACACACTGATACAATCTGATCTTCCCCTGGCTGGGGCCATCGCGGAAACGTTCTTGCCTATGTATCAATCAAGCTTTTGTGATGCAAAGGCACCGGTGAAAGCGGACAGTGGCCTCACCTATAATATTCCAGTTCCGAGAAAGCGTTCAAGGGATTGGATGAGCAATCAGCAAAGCGTTTTCGACGTTTCATCCCTTTTCGGCGAAGAACTGTCCCTTCAGATGCAACAGCAGCAATTAGAGATTGACCGTTTGATAGCGGAAAAT ACAGAAAAGGTGAGATTGGAGGTCCAGGAAAGAAGAAAGCGGCAGTCGAGGATGCTGGTGAATGCAATTCACCAAGGAATCgggaaaaaactaaaagaaaaagacgAGGAGATACAGAGAATCGGGAAACTGAATTGGCTCCTCCAAGAAAGAGTGAGAACCCTTTCAGTGGAGAACCAGATATGGAGAGAGCTAGCGCAGACGAACGAAGCCACCGCTAACTCCCTCCGCACCAACCTGGAGCAGGTTCTGGCGCACGTGACAGAGGAGCGGCAGTGCGGCGGCGGCGGAGAGGCTGGCGCAGCAGAAGAAGAGGCAGAGTCGTGCTGCGGAAGCAACGGCGAGGAGAGGGGGGAGTGTGGCGGGGAAAGAGGAAACGAAGGTGAAAAAAGCGAGAAGCGGAAGTGTCGAAAGTGTGGGGTGGGGGAGTCATGCGTGCTGTTGCTGCCATGCAGGCATCTGTGCATCTGTACGGCGTGTGGGTCCACCACCCTCACTACATGCCCCGTATGTAACTCTGTCATTAATGCTAGTATCCATGTTAACATGTCCTAG